GGCGTGACGGTCGAGAAGAAAGAGGTCTTTATCGAACGGGGCGGCTACGAGATCGAGATCATCGACCTGCCGGGTATCTACTCTCTCAATGCCTACACCCCGGAAGAGCATGTGGCGAAAAGGTATCTTTACGAAGAGGATTACGATCTGATCGTCAATGTCGTCGATGCCAACACCCTTTCGCGCAATCTCATCTTCACGATGCAGTTGATGGATATGCAGAAGAAGATGATTCTGGTTGTCAACATGATCGACGAAGTGGAGAAACAGGGCGGCAGAGTCGATAAAGCCAAACTCGAAGAGCTTCTGGGCATTCCCGTCATTCTGACATCGGCCAAGGAACACAGAGGTGTCGACGAGATCGTCGACCAGATCATCGCGACCTACGAAAGCGACAAACCGAAAAACAAACTCTACTACGACCAGCGAATCGAAGAGCAGATCGACCGGATCGTCAAAGTCCTGCACAAGTCTCCCCATTTCAAAGATCCCGAATATTCCCGTTTCATCGCTTTAAGGCTTCTGGACAGGGATGAGTATATCTACAAAATCATCCACGACCTTCCCATCTTTATCGAACTGCACGAACTGCTCGGGAAGATCTACCGGGAGCTGGAACTGGAGTACGACGAGGAGAGTACGAGCGACATACTCAGTGACGAACGCTACGCTCTTTCAAAAGCGCTTGTCATGGAGGCGCTCAAGAAGCCACAGGTGAGGGTGAGTCTGACCGACCGGCTCGACAGGCTGCTGATCCATCCCGTTTTCGGCCTTCCGATTTTTCTCTTTTTTATGTGGCTGCTCTTTCAGCTGACCTTCGAAGTGGGATCGATTCCGATGGATCTGATCGATGCCGCCTTTACGGAGATCTCCAACGTCATCAAGGCGACGCTGCCCGATGGGGCGGTCCAGTCGGTATTGGCAGATGGTGTGGTCCCCGCCGTCGGCTCCATTATCATGTTTTTGCCCAACATTCTGATTCTTTTTCTGGGAATCAATCTGCTCGAACAGACAGGTTATATGGCAAGGACCGCCTTTTTGCTGGACGGTTTCATGAAAAAGTTCGGTCTGCAGGGCAAAGCCTTCATTCCCCTGGTAAGCGGTTTCGGATGTACGGTACCTGCTTACATGGCTGCCAGAACACTCAAGAACCCGACCGACCGGATTATCACGATGCTGGTCCTCGGTTTCATGAGCTGCTCGGCCCGCCTGCCTGTCTACGTTCTGCTCATCGGCGCCTTTTTCCCGACCGCCCATGCGGGGAACATTCTTTTCATCATCTATCTCAGCGGCGCCATATTGGGTCTTGTCGTCGCGAAAATATTGCGATCCGTGCTTTTCAAAGGCGAGCCGGAGCCTTTCGTCATGGAGATGCCCCCGTATCGTTTTCCTTCGATGAAGGCACTGGGGATGGAGCTTTGGATCAAAGCCAGGCTTTTCATCAAAAAGGCGGGCACCTTCATCGCCGGTGCATCGATGATCATCTGGTTTCTGAGCAGCTACCCGCACAGCGGCTCGATCGAACAGGCGTATGCGAAGAGGATCGAGGCCGCG
This genomic interval from Hydrogenimonas urashimensis contains the following:
- the feoB gene encoding ferrous iron transport protein B is translated as MKKIRVALAGQPNVGKSSIINSITGARLHVGNFSGVTVEKKEVFIERGGYEIEIIDLPGIYSLNAYTPEEHVAKRYLYEEDYDLIVNVVDANTLSRNLIFTMQLMDMQKKMILVVNMIDEVEKQGGRVDKAKLEELLGIPVILTSAKEHRGVDEIVDQIIATYESDKPKNKLYYDQRIEEQIDRIVKVLHKSPHFKDPEYSRFIALRLLDRDEYIYKIIHDLPIFIELHELLGKIYRELELEYDEESTSDILSDERYALSKALVMEALKKPQVRVSLTDRLDRLLIHPVFGLPIFLFFMWLLFQLTFEVGSIPMDLIDAAFTEISNVIKATLPDGAVQSVLADGVVPAVGSIIMFLPNILILFLGINLLEQTGYMARTAFLLDGFMKKFGLQGKAFIPLVSGFGCTVPAYMAARTLKNPTDRIITMLVLGFMSCSARLPVYVLLIGAFFPTAHAGNILFIIYLSGAILGLVVAKILRSVLFKGEPEPFVMEMPPYRFPSMKALGMELWIKARLFIKKAGTFIAGASMIIWFLSSYPHSGSIEQAYAKRIEAAQSAQIKRQLQNEMVSKELEHSYLGRIGKELEPLFAPLGFDWRMSVATVAGLAAKEVVVSTLATLYAVGDADERSNTLIQRLRENVTFKAAIAMIIIIMIYSPCVAAMSTFWAEVPQWVWRGFYLIYPNVLAWLMAFGIYRILGLMGY